The proteins below are encoded in one region of Drosophila santomea strain STO CAGO 1482 chromosome 2R, Prin_Dsan_1.1, whole genome shotgun sequence:
- the LOC120445209 gene encoding V-type proton ATPase 116 kDa subunit a, producing the protein MRVFKKQQTKVKSFFRSEDMDLCQLLLHTENAFDCLIELGHHGAVQFNNVYDEDRLLNHLYTKKVSQCYELLRIVDNLHAQIVQLHVNEVFYPDVDLENRLREKDLAKYRDSLKRIHVEASAVTEHYYRLESRRNRMIEHCFALTKASKYMTSDMGSELLYSESTIMTLVQDATNSSGAYQSHLNYMIGCIRADKFYSFELLLYRLCSFNLIIRFSEISTPVYEYHYGHKPERVRKFAILMMASSTLIWPKVLKICAHYHVNLYDCPSSVSQREEKVRELGQEIVNVEKVLKEAELMRRQILEVAGQDLFIVRVNLRKALKVYDLMNRLRLVGGVEVPRYLLAEVYIPSSDVPEVRTILRNASRISGGADNTNDDDDSSDEDLQMADEDTKTLPNAAPYPTEADIQPGEDMSARAILIKKNRLVNHMPPTYFRLNKFTRGFQNLIDAYGMADYKELNPAPYTIITFPFLFAVMFGDLGHGILLIFFSLIMIWKHRMIEKYQIASTSENEILNILFAGRYIILLMGIFSVYMGIIYNIVMAKSFNLFGSSWRCRYNETTVYDPAFHVTLDSSHPYFYSGDPYPLGMDPVWAVCGQDSITTTNSLKMKMAIVLGITQMMFGLGLAAANCVLMKRKADLVLVVIPQMIFMLCLFGYLVFLIFYKWLAFGGHKPAPYNSACAPSVLITFINMMLMKTEETEESCLDNMYPYERLVEYALVALAVCTVPILLAGKPIYLMRRRKKMEQERERDFKRMRRQTIAEMRSTMRYTDDDSSETSRQRSVDNEEEHETSEIWIHSGIHTIETVLGSVSHTASYLRLWALSLAHDQLSDVLWHMVLTKGFDNSLPLYYGVPVLMATFFAWAILTVAILVMMEGLSAFLHTLRLHWVEFQSKFFGGAGESFKAFSFPPSNQRS; encoded by the coding sequence ATGAGAGTATTTAAGAAACAGCAGACGAAAGTCAAGTCCTTCTTTCGCAGCGAGGACATGGATCTGTGccaactgctgctgcacaCGGAAAACGCCTTCGATTGCCTCATTGAGCTGGGTCACCATGGAGCCGTGCAGTTCAACAATGTGTACGATGAGGATCGCTTGCTGAACCACCTCTACACCAAAAAAGTGTCGCAGTGCTATGAGTTACTGCGCATCGTGGACAACCTGCACGCTCAGATCGTCCAGTTGCATGTCAACGAGGTATTCTATCCGGATGTGGATCTAGAGAATCGACTGAGGGAGAAGGACCTGGCCAAGTATAGGGATAGCCTGAAACGCATCCATGTGGAGGCCAGCGCCGTGACGGAGCACTACTACCGACTGGAGAGTCGTCGAAATCGAATGATCGAGCACTGCTTCGCTTTGACCAAGGCCAGCAAGTATATGACATCCGACATGGGCAGTGAACTGCTCTATTCGGAGAGCACGATAATGACCTTGGTGCAGGATGCCACGAACAGCTCTGGAGCCTATCAGTCACATCTGAACTATATGATCGGCTGCATCCGGGCTGATAAGTTCTATAGCTTCGAACTGCTGCTCTACCGCTTGTGCTCCTTCAACCTGATCATTCGATTTTCCGAAATCTCCACTCCGGTCTACGAATATCACTATGGCCATAAGCCGGAAAGGGTACGAAAGTTTGCCATCCTCATGATGGCCAGTTCAACGTTGATCTGGCCCAAGGTGCTTAAGATATGTGCTCACTACCATGTCAACCTCTACGACTGCCCCAGTTCGGTAAGCCAGCGTGAGGAGAAGGTCAGGGAGTTGGGACAGGAGATAGTGAACGTGGAGAAGGTCCTCAAGGAGGCGGAGTTGATGCGTCGCCAGATCCTGGAGGTTGCTGGTCAGGATCTATTCATTGTACGTGTGAATCTGCGCAAGGCGCTGAAGGTGTACGATCTGATGAATCGCCTGAGATTGGTGGGCGGAGTGGAGGTACCTCGGTATCTGCTGGCCGAGGTGTATATACCATCGTCTGATGTTCCCGAAGTGAGGACAATCCTTCGAAATGCCTCCCGAATAAGTGGGGGTGCAGATAATACCAATGATGACGATGATTCGTCGGATGAGGACCTGCAGATGGCAGACGAAGATACAAAAACCTTGCCAAATGCTGCTCCCTATCCCACTGAAGCGGACATCCAGCCGGGCGAGGATATGAGTGCGCGGGCCATACTGATAAAGAAAAACCGACTAGTCAATCATATGCCACCAACGTACTTTCGGCTAAACAAGTTCACCAGGGGATTCCAGAACCTGATAGACGCCTATGGCATGGCCGATTACAAGGAGCTGAATCCCGCGCCGTACACCATCATCACGTTCCCCTTCCTGTTTGCCGTCATGTTTGGTGACCTGGGTCATGGCATACTGCTAATTTTTTTCTCCCTGATCATGATTTGGAAGCACAGGATGATCGAAAAGTATCAGATTGCCTCGACCTCTGAGAACGAGATCCTGAACATCCTATTTGCGGGACGCTACATAATCTTACTTATGGGCATATTTTCCGTCTACATGGGCATCATCTACAACATAGTCATGGCCAAGAGCTTCAATCTTTTCGGTTCAAGCTGGAGATGTCGATACAATGAGACAACTGTGTACGATCCCGCTTTTCATGTGACCCTAGACTCTTCGCATCCTTACTTCTACTCGGGCGATCCGTATCCATTGGGAATGGACCCAGTGTGGGCCGTTTGCGGCCAGGACTCAATAACCACGACCAATTCGTTGAAAATGAAGATGGCCATTGTCCTGGGCATTACACAAATGATGTTTGGACTGGGCTTAGCTGCCGCGAATTGTGTGCTGATGAAGCGGAAAGCAGATCTCGTTCTGGTGGTCATTCCGCAGATGATCTTCATGTTGTGCCTCTTCGGATACCTTGTCTTCCTGATCTTCTACAAGTGGCTGGCCTTCGGTGGCCACAAGCCGGCGCCCTACAACTCTGCGTGTGCCCCGTCCGTTCTGATCACCTTCATCAACATGATGCTGATGAAAACTGAAGAGACGGAGGAAAGCTGTCTGGATAATATGTATCCTTACGAGCGGCTTGTGGAATACGCTCTAGTAGCGTTAGCCGTTTGCACGGTACCCATTTTGTTGGCCGGCAAACCCATATATCTCATGCGGCGTCGCAAAAAGATGGAAcaggaacgggaacgggatTTCAAGAGGATGCGCCGCCAGACGATCGCCGAAATGCGATCGACGATGCGGTACACCGATGATGATTCCAGCGAGACCAGCAGGCAGCGGAGCGTTGACAACGAGGAGGAGCACGAGACGTCGGAGATTTGGATTCACTCCGGAATCCACACCATCGAAACGGTCCTGGGTTCGGTGTCGCATACAGCCTCCTACCTGCGATTGTGGGCCCTCTCGTTGGCCCACGATCAGCTGTCGGATGTGCTGTGGCACATGGTTCTGACCAAGGGATTCGACAACAGTCTGCCACTGTACTATGGTGTGCCCGTGCTGATGGCCACTTTCTTCGCCTGGGCCATACTCACAGTGGCCATTCTGGTAATGATGGAGGGACTGAGCGCCTTCCTGCACACCCTGCGGCTCCACTGGGTGGAGTTCCAGTCGAAGTTCTTCGGCGGAGCGGGCGAGTCATTCAAGGCGTTCAGTTTCCCGCCCTCGAACCAGAGGAGTtag